A genomic region of Candidatus Delongbacteria bacterium contains the following coding sequences:
- a CDS encoding HigA family addiction module antidote protein, translated as MVRIPTNRSPIHPGQMLLLEFLEPMGLSQRDLANGICVPYQRVNELINGRRGVTPSTALRLAKFFGTSAEVWMNQQIRWDLYFAQVSEADDLRKIQKVKVA; from the coding sequence ATGGTTCGCATTCCTACAAACCGATCACCAATTCATCCAGGTCAAATGCTTCTGCTGGAGTTCCTGGAGCCAATGGGGTTGAGCCAGCGAGACTTGGCAAATGGGATTTGTGTGCCATACCAGCGCGTCAATGAACTCATCAATGGCCGCCGCGGTGTGACTCCCAGTACGGCACTGCGCCTGGCCAAGTTCTTCGGGACTTCAGCCGAGGTCTGGATGAATCAGCAGATTCGATGGGATCTCTACTTTGCCCAAGTGTCGGAAGCAGATGATTTGCGGAAAATTCAGAAGGTCAAGGTCGCGTAA
- a CDS encoding DUF433 domain-containing protein produces MPEYSRITFDPNVMGGKACIRGQRVTVGTVLGLLAAGRTVDAILEAYPYLEREDILQALAYAAWRVEELDLPLAL; encoded by the coding sequence ATGCCTGAGTATTCCCGGATCACCTTCGATCCCAATGTCATGGGCGGCAAAGCCTGTATTCGCGGTCAGCGAGTCACAGTCGGTACAGTGCTTGGTCTATTGGCTGCTGGGCGGACTGTTGATGCCATTCTGGAAGCGTATCCATACCTCGAGCGAGAGGACATCCTGCAGGCGCTTGCCTATGCCGCATGGCGGGTTGAAGAACTCGATCTGCCATTGGCGCTGTAA
- a CDS encoding DUF5615 family PIN-like protein codes for MALKFLVDMNLSPSWIGWFTEHGWEAAHWSAVGDPGATDATLVAWARERQYTLFSHDLDFSRILALSNANGPSVIQVRSQDVLPDSLGRFVLATLQQFSTQLEAGALLVLEEKRARVRILPLRK; via the coding sequence ATGGCGCTCAAGTTCCTGGTTGATATGAATCTGTCACCATCCTGGATTGGTTGGTTTACAGAACACGGCTGGGAAGCAGCGCACTGGTCGGCTGTGGGCGATCCCGGGGCGACCGACGCTACTTTGGTTGCTTGGGCGCGTGAGAGACAATACACGCTGTTCTCGCACGATCTGGACTTCAGTAGAATTCTTGCCCTTTCCAATGCGAATGGACCAAGTGTCATCCAGGTGAGATCACAGGACGTGCTCCCTGATTCCCTTGGTCGGTTCGTGTTGGCGACTCTCCAACAATTTAGCACACAGCTTGAAGCAGGGGCCCTCTTGGTCTTGGAGGAGAAGAGAGCTCGGGTGCGGATTCTGCCTCTGCGGAAGTGA
- a CDS encoding type II toxin-antitoxin system RelE/ParE family toxin: MIQDFHDQGTADIFDGKLSKAARKSCPVDMFPKAQSKLEYLDSAVSLEDLRVPPGNRLESLSGDRAGQFSIRINQKYRICFYWTPNGPSHVEIIDYH; the protein is encoded by the coding sequence ATGATCCAAGACTTCCATGATCAGGGAACAGCTGACATCTTCGATGGCAAGCTGTCGAAGGCGGCTAGAAAGTCCTGCCCTGTCGACATGTTTCCGAAGGCGCAAAGCAAGTTGGAATACTTGGATTCGGCAGTATCACTTGAGGATCTCCGAGTGCCCCCAGGCAATCGACTTGAATCGCTGTCTGGGGATCGTGCGGGGCAGTTCAGTATTCGAATCAATCAGAAGTATCGCATCTGCTTCTATTGGACACCGAACGGCCCTTCACACGTCGAAATTATCGACTATCATTAA
- a CDS encoding type II toxin-antitoxin system RelE/ParE family toxin gives MIQSFKSPGTEDVFNGVASSSARKCCPQTVWPIAWRKLDQLNRVRDLAELQVPPGNRLEWLKGNLKGLCSIRINQQYRICFLWENGHAYEVEIIDYH, from the coding sequence ATGATACAGTCTTTCAAGAGCCCTGGCACAGAGGACGTATTCAACGGCGTTGCCTCCAGCAGTGCTCGTAAATGCTGCCCTCAAACCGTTTGGCCAATTGCGTGGCGGAAGCTGGATCAACTCAACCGTGTACGAGATCTGGCAGAGCTTCAAGTGCCCCCTGGAAACCGACTGGAGTGGTTGAAGGGAAATCTGAAGGGCCTTTGCAGCATCCGGATCAATCAGCAGTACCGGATTTGTTTCCTATGGGAGAATGGACATGCCTACGAAGTCGAAATCATCGACTACCACTAG